One region of Faecalibacter bovis genomic DNA includes:
- a CDS encoding site-specific integrase — translation MKQDLKILIYPRTARTNKQGQAPLYLRVTINGQRWDYSLKKFIDPKTWDTKNSKIKGNSVEASTINGYLNVIKTQLLNLEISFNLKGELLTLEDIKNHFDNKAETKRMLIPIFKQHNTQIEKLVNKEYAPGTLERYKTTLKHLEDFLQRQYNCKDIPLSKIDHAFIMDFDFYFRSVRNCSNNTTIKYIKNFKKIINYCRANHWITNDPFINYKVKLDKVERIFLSQEEIIAIYEKEFNTDRLNLVRDIFIFSSYTGLAYIDMFNLTKNHIVKGIDRQLWIHTYRQKTSTPTKIPLLQIPLEIIEKYKDHPLCREGKLLPIYSNQKTNEYLKEIASLTGINKELTFHCARHTFATTVTLSNGVPIESVSKMLGHTNITTTQHYARITEQKISHDMQQLKNIMQKKNVI, via the coding sequence ATGAAGCAAGACTTAAAAATCCTAATCTACCCAAGAACGGCAAGAACCAATAAACAAGGGCAAGCACCATTATATTTAAGAGTCACTATAAATGGTCAACGCTGGGACTACAGTTTAAAAAAGTTTATCGATCCAAAAACATGGGATACCAAAAATTCCAAAATCAAAGGAAATTCCGTTGAAGCCAGTACAATAAATGGTTACCTAAATGTTATCAAAACACAACTCTTAAACTTGGAAATTTCATTCAATTTAAAAGGTGAACTCCTAACCTTAGAAGACATCAAAAACCACTTTGATAATAAGGCGGAAACCAAACGCATGTTAATCCCAATTTTCAAGCAGCATAATACACAAATCGAAAAACTAGTAAACAAGGAATATGCTCCAGGTACATTAGAACGTTATAAAACCACGCTAAAGCACTTAGAAGATTTTTTGCAACGACAATACAATTGCAAGGATATCCCATTGTCTAAAATTGACCATGCATTTATTATGGACTTCGATTTCTATTTTCGTTCCGTTCGTAATTGCAGCAACAACACCACAATAAAATACATCAAGAACTTCAAAAAAATTATTAACTATTGCAGAGCCAATCATTGGATAACAAACGATCCATTCATTAACTATAAGGTCAAGTTGGATAAAGTAGAACGCATATTCCTTTCCCAAGAGGAAATCATTGCGATTTATGAAAAAGAGTTCAATACAGACCGCTTAAATCTCGTACGCGATATTTTTATATTTTCAAGCTATACCGGATTAGCCTACATAGATATGTTCAACCTAACCAAAAATCATATTGTCAAAGGGATTGATCGCCAATTGTGGATTCATACCTATCGTCAAAAAACCTCTACCCCTACCAAAATCCCTTTACTTCAAATACCATTAGAAATCATCGAAAAATATAAGGATCATCCCCTATGTAGAGAAGGTAAATTACTACCCATTTATAGCAATCAAAAGACTAATGAATACCTAAAAGAAATTGCATCGTTAACAGGGATCAATAAAGAACTGACTTTTCATTGTGCCAGACATACCTTTGCAACGACCGTCACATTATCCAATGGTGTTCCTATCGAATCGGTTTCCAAAATGTT